One uncultured Methanobrevibacter sp. genomic window carries:
- a CDS encoding DUF3320 domain-containing protein: MLNNSSDKIKKEFENLRNELLDLTLRNQLLNFKSRARTITIANQSPINIYQTLVLQNNKMYFVANKKEEKKEKSGFSIWDHAPFDLSRFSDGDKTLATDLTPNELQKRLFYINNQAKTMLQEQGYNILYLAVGFLEWRDNTKPKQVNHAPLVLIPVSMERKKVGKSFNLAWTGEDIQTNISIKAKLKENGVNFPDFKFKKYGEAIDHYLREVRDSVRGMGNWKVNTNVALGFFSFTKFVMYNDLNPEAWENNVDLTKNELIQAIFDPSINDKEAFKEEDIDSQLEYSKMYQVLDADSSQIAAIQDVKAGRNLVVEGPPGTGKSQTIVNLIAELLAEGKSVLFVSEKMAALDVVKDRLTSVGLGKFILEIHSHKTRRKKFLKDLEKATTIRSQEPINIDQTIRKLETLRQQLDDYAEIIHKPLYKVQLSAFQLYGLKEAADEHFSRSDRIIPLVRFSHPETLTIKDLDDITISLENLAELYQTISKENPWSKCSPKSLLPADLREIEQLINDTLHALDDFLVERGRVYDIYGIKKPDTLNEFDKSLSAFEIISSKNSELIDGDILKSGAWNNNTDEVYKLIKELENYQKISKSLDKFNSNIFSADIDRLIRQVQESAHKKLSRLFGSKQHIDVVERYYQNAVPKSPEDVIFDLEQAKQVINIKNKLDANEHLARKYYGDYWHLGADVNDLKEIGKWMNEFTALTREGIFSQNTIDILSKDIFSINPKEDLTEYIESGDLFENELKKLESKLNPRSKLIFKRDTGDVPFEKWQEQLYNWRGQLSSLHLWSQYLNTKNTCKGTDSEQFIDSIERRDVKKEDVKSLVQGNFADSLLNCLFVENQELATFIGELHENRIKEFEDLDKKILALNRKRIFQKLNSNIPQIFGATENPEAKILAGEFTRKSGHLPVRKLLEKAGGIIKKIKPCFMMSPLSVAQYLDPTNEELQFDVVIFDEASQVKPEDALGAFMRGKTAVVMGDTQQLPPTSFFDQMATGESDEEVATSLDMESILHLCKLSFPVKMLKWHYRSRHESLISVSNKEFYNNELLVYPSPAHDDPELGLKFYYNPNTSYDRGSSSANRGEARDVVKEIFNHFDKYGDTKSLGVGTFSVAQKNAILEELEIERKNRPELEPLFAENKDERFFVKNLETIQGDERDVILISVGYGYDQAGKMSLNFGPLNQDGGERRLNVLITRAREKCVVFSNFKAYDMHLTANPPYGVKALKEFLAYAENLTLGTLQITQHSSEPFEDAIASFLAENGYQVDKQIGCAGFRVDLAIVDDENPGKYILGITTDGKMYASSKVARDRDRLREQVLEGLGWKLYHLWSTDWYRNRDLGRKRLLEAVENSIKETREEEKRKSQEAKELAEKRKKEAEKLAEELHLAKQKELEEQSKEDENNSDENIVSLEGVYDVELEENQENSSEFDNDLISSVENDEKTSLEIMDDSDLGDVKVDDTSNLDDNESEVDETFNNDLEFKESTNSDSHENKQIINHKNFNNDEVNDFDEIESKKKSRLSNGFSISSIFKSKNKPDNEEHGDNVSNIKFDNSIKNEVKLKEDSDKLVSKKEDESIESEINDGLQKQNVEKDYNDNSVLDDGEDDLNFHNNIKEELENEDDSKEYIEESSTKNGSKNKSTIKNIFFDNKQREPKHHGALASAIIGKSKLESSNKDEIEIVGGEIMENESPKLHRPTPKDEYVVEPEIVGVDLEDEGNDDKENIFEKVTFKSNINLDDEDIHNVASNIVNNAFEELIDNVNNEKNMELTVIDDDYYHDYDEENQNNLSDDNNSDELSTTHTSDNKNEYYQGVSGITNPLKKNNIYHKTSDYKNKSVKDSLVDLKNEVKYINKSLKEIENPTPAEYVSVIDRTEEYNPDDYITPEHNDDEYEFSQDENDELTFAEAEEKRYEQEMLMEALKKEIASDENVIIPLHEEERRQNIQDQVLENIIQTANNDYTEIEKERFENNNRLKEFDNQKLPGKTNLKDEIVKYKQAEDIGLSSQEELFNKSDDEIAKSIDKIVAIEGPVHINEVIKRVKDSCNIKRAGVNLKKTVNKAIATAENDGDIIKIGDFLYNAANNDIIIRKRVKPNIDLISDDEIAKNIELVLLHKKSISTKALPKEVSRNFGFKSTSKKTANKINSVLDLMIVNNKVKLDKDILELN, encoded by the coding sequence ATGTTAAATAATTCATCAGATAAAATTAAAAAGGAGTTTGAAAATTTACGTAATGAGCTTTTAGATTTAACTTTAAGGAATCAACTTCTTAATTTTAAATCAAGAGCAAGAACAATTACTATTGCAAACCAATCACCAATTAATATTTATCAAACATTAGTTTTACAAAATAACAAAATGTATTTTGTAGCTAATAAAAAAGAAGAAAAAAAAGAAAAATCAGGATTTTCTATTTGGGATCATGCTCCCTTTGATCTTTCAAGATTTAGTGATGGTGATAAAACATTAGCTACTGATTTAACTCCAAATGAACTTCAAAAAAGATTGTTTTATATTAATAATCAAGCTAAAACAATGTTGCAAGAACAAGGTTACAATATTCTTTATTTAGCTGTTGGATTTTTGGAATGGAGAGATAATACCAAACCAAAACAAGTGAATCATGCTCCATTAGTTCTTATTCCAGTTTCAATGGAACGTAAAAAAGTAGGCAAATCATTTAATTTGGCTTGGACTGGTGAAGATATTCAAACAAATATATCTATTAAAGCTAAATTAAAAGAAAATGGGGTTAATTTTCCTGATTTTAAATTTAAAAAATATGGGGAAGCTATTGATCATTATTTAAGAGAAGTTAGAGATTCTGTTAGGGGAATGGGGAATTGGAAAGTTAATACTAATGTAGCATTAGGTTTCTTTAGTTTCACTAAATTTGTAATGTATAATGATTTAAATCCAGAAGCATGGGAAAATAATGTTGATTTAACTAAAAATGAATTAATTCAGGCTATATTTGATCCAAGTATTAATGATAAAGAAGCATTTAAAGAAGAAGATATTGATTCTCAGTTAGAGTATTCTAAAATGTACCAAGTTTTAGATGCTGATTCTTCACAAATTGCAGCTATTCAAGATGTTAAAGCTGGAAGGAATTTAGTTGTTGAAGGACCTCCTGGAACAGGTAAATCTCAAACAATTGTAAATTTAATAGCAGAGCTTCTTGCTGAAGGGAAATCTGTTTTATTTGTTAGTGAGAAGATGGCTGCATTAGATGTGGTTAAAGATAGATTAACTAGTGTTGGATTAGGTAAATTTATACTGGAGATACATTCACATAAAACAAGGCGTAAAAAATTTTTAAAAGATTTGGAAAAAGCTACAACTATAAGGTCTCAGGAACCTATTAATATAGATCAGACAATAAGAAAATTAGAAACATTGAGGCAGCAGCTTGATGATTATGCTGAAATTATTCATAAACCATTATATAAAGTTCAATTATCTGCATTTCAATTATATGGTTTAAAAGAAGCTGCTGATGAGCATTTTTCACGTAGTGATCGTATAATTCCATTAGTTAGATTTTCTCATCCTGAAACTTTAACTATAAAAGATTTAGATGATATTACAATATCTTTAGAAAATTTAGCAGAATTGTATCAAACAATATCTAAAGAAAATCCATGGAGTAAATGCTCTCCAAAAAGTTTACTTCCAGCAGATTTAAGAGAAATAGAACAATTAATTAATGATACTTTACATGCATTAGATGACTTTTTAGTTGAACGAGGGAGAGTTTATGATATTTATGGTATTAAAAAACCGGATACATTAAATGAATTTGATAAATCTCTTTCAGCATTTGAAATAATCAGTTCTAAAAATTCTGAATTAATTGATGGAGATATATTAAAATCAGGAGCTTGGAATAATAATACTGATGAAGTTTATAAATTAATTAAGGAATTGGAAAACTATCAAAAAATATCTAAATCTTTAGATAAATTTAATTCAAATATATTTTCTGCAGATATTGATAGATTAATTAGACAAGTACAAGAAAGTGCACATAAAAAATTATCTAGGTTATTTGGTAGTAAACAACATATTGATGTAGTTGAAAGATATTATCAAAACGCAGTTCCTAAATCTCCAGAAGATGTTATTTTTGATTTAGAACAAGCAAAACAAGTAATTAATATTAAAAATAAATTAGATGCAAATGAACATTTGGCTCGTAAATATTATGGTGATTATTGGCATTTAGGTGCAGATGTTAATGATTTAAAAGAGATTGGTAAATGGATGAATGAATTTACTGCACTAACTCGTGAAGGCATATTTTCACAAAATACTATTGATATTTTATCTAAGGATATATTTAGTATAAATCCTAAAGAAGATTTAACAGAATATATTGAATCTGGGGATTTATTTGAAAATGAACTTAAAAAATTGGAATCTAAATTAAACCCTAGAAGTAAATTGATATTTAAAAGAGATACTGGGGATGTTCCATTTGAAAAATGGCAAGAACAGTTATACAACTGGAGAGGTCAATTATCCAGTCTCCATTTATGGTCCCAGTATTTAAATACTAAAAATACATGTAAAGGAACTGATTCAGAACAATTTATTGACTCAATAGAGAGAAGAGATGTTAAAAAAGAGGATGTTAAGTCATTAGTTCAAGGAAATTTTGCAGATTCTTTATTAAATTGTTTATTTGTTGAAAATCAAGAGTTAGCTACATTTATTGGAGAACTGCATGAAAATAGAATAAAAGAATTTGAAGATTTAGATAAAAAAATATTGGCCTTAAATCGTAAAAGAATTTTCCAAAAATTAAACAGTAATATTCCACAAATATTTGGAGCAACTGAAAATCCTGAAGCTAAAATATTAGCTGGAGAATTTACAAGAAAAAGTGGACACCTGCCAGTTAGAAAACTATTAGAAAAAGCTGGAGGTATTATCAAAAAAATCAAACCATGTTTTATGATGAGTCCTTTGTCTGTTGCTCAGTATTTGGATCCTACAAATGAAGAGTTACAATTTGATGTTGTTATTTTTGATGAAGCAAGTCAAGTTAAACCTGAAGATGCATTAGGTGCGTTTATGAGAGGTAAAACTGCTGTTGTAATGGGTGATACTCAACAATTACCTCCAACATCTTTCTTTGATCAAATGGCTACTGGAGAAAGTGATGAGGAAGTGGCTACATCTTTAGATATGGAAAGTATACTTCATTTATGTAAATTATCATTTCCTGTTAAAATGCTTAAATGGCATTATAGGAGTCGTCATGAATCTTTAATTTCTGTTTCAAATAAAGAATTTTATAATAATGAATTATTAGTGTATCCATCTCCTGCTCATGATGATCCAGAATTAGGATTAAAATTTTATTATAATCCAAATACTTCTTATGATAGAGGTTCTTCATCTGCAAACCGTGGAGAAGCAAGAGATGTTGTAAAAGAGATATTTAATCATTTTGATAAGTATGGTGATACTAAAAGTTTAGGTGTTGGAACTTTTTCTGTTGCTCAAAAAAACGCTATTCTTGAAGAATTAGAAATTGAACGTAAAAATCGTCCTGAATTGGAGCCATTATTTGCTGAAAATAAAGATGAACGTTTCTTTGTTAAAAATCTTGAAACAATACAAGGGGATGAAAGAGATGTTATTTTAATTAGTGTAGGTTATGGTTATGATCAGGCAGGAAAAATGTCTTTAAATTTTGGACCATTAAATCAAGATGGTGGAGAAAGAAGATTAAATGTATTAATCACACGTGCAAGGGAAAAATGTGTTGTATTTTCTAATTTTAAAGCATATGATATGCATTTAACCGCAAACCCACCTTATGGTGTAAAAGCTCTTAAAGAATTCTTAGCATATGCTGAAAATTTAACTTTAGGAACATTACAAATAACACAACATTCTAGTGAACCATTTGAAGATGCAATAGCTAGTTTTTTAGCTGAAAATGGATATCAAGTAGATAAACAAATTGGATGTGCTGGATTTAGAGTAGATTTAGCTATTGTTGATGATGAAAATCCTGGAAAATATATTTTAGGAATTACCACTGATGGAAAGATGTATGCATCAAGTAAAGTAGCTAGAGATAGAGATAGATTAAGAGAACAAGTATTAGAAGGTCTTGGTTGGAAATTGTATCATTTATGGTCTACGGATTGGTATAGAAATAGAGATTTAGGTCGTAAAAGATTGCTTGAGGCTGTTGAAAATTCTATAAAAGAAACTCGTGAAGAAGAAAAACGTAAATCTCAAGAAGCTAAAGAATTAGCTGAAAAAAGAAAGAAAGAAGCTGAAAAACTAGCTGAAGAATTACATTTAGCAAAACAAAAAGAGCTAGAAGAACAATCCAAAGAAGATGAAAATAATTCTGATGAGAATATTGTTTCTTTGGAAGGTGTATATGATGTTGAGTTGGAAGAAAATCAGGAAAATTCTTCAGAATTTGATAATGATTTAATTTCCAGTGTGGAAAATGATGAAAAAACTTCTTTGGAAATAATGGATGATAGTGATTTAGGGGATGTTAAAGTTGATGATACTTCAAATTTAGATGATAATGAATCAGAAGTTGATGAAACTTTTAATAATGATTTAGAATTTAAAGAAAGTACCAATAGTGATTCTCATGAAAATAAACAAATAATTAATCATAAAAACTTTAATAATGATGAAGTAAATGATTTTGATGAAATAGAATCTAAAAAGAAATCACGTTTATCTAATGGATTTAGTATTAGTTCAATTTTCAAGTCTAAAAATAAACCTGATAATGAAGAACATGGAGATAATGTATCTAATATTAAATTTGACAATTCTATTAAAAATGAGGTTAAATTAAAAGAAGATTCAGATAAACTTGTTTCTAAAAAAGAGGACGAATCTATTGAATCAGAAATCAATGATGGCCTTCAAAAACAAAATGTGGAAAAAGATTATAATGATAATTCTGTACTTGATGATGGTGAAGATGATTTAAATTTCCATAATAATATAAAAGAAGAATTAGAAAATGAAGATGATTCTAAGGAGTATATTGAAGAAAGTTCCACTAAAAATGGGTCTAAAAATAAATCAACTATTAAAAATATTTTCTTTGATAATAAACAAAGGGAACCTAAACATCATGGAGCGCTAGCAAGTGCTATTATTGGTAAATCTAAATTAGAATCTTCAAATAAAGATGAAATTGAAATTGTAGGTGGTGAAATAATGGAAAATGAGAGTCCTAAATTACATAGACCAACTCCTAAAGATGAATATGTAGTTGAACCTGAAATTGTTGGGGTTGATTTAGAAGATGAGGGTAATGATGATAAAGAGAACATTTTTGAAAAAGTGACATTTAAATCTAATATAAATTTAGATGATGAAGATATTCATAATGTAGCTTCTAATATTGTAAATAATGCTTTTGAGGAATTAATTGATAATGTTAATAATGAAAAAAATATGGAATTAACTGTAATTGACGATGATTACTATCATGATTATGATGAGGAAAATCAAAATAATTTATCTGATGATAATAATTCTGATGAATTATCAACTACACATACATCAGATAATAAAAATGAATATTATCAAGGAGTAAGTGGTATTACAAATCCTCTTAAAAAAAATAATATTTATCATAAAACATCTGATTATAAAAATAAGTCTGTTAAAGATTCTCTTGTTGATTTAAAAAATGAAGTGAAATATATTAATAAATCATTAAAGGAAATAGAAAATCCAACACCTGCAGAATATGTTTCAGTAATTGATAGAACTGAAGAATATAATCCTGATGATTATATAACTCCTGAACACAATGATGATGAATATGAATTTTCACAAGATGAGAACGATGAATTAACTTTTGCTGAAGCTGAAGAAAAAAGATATGAACAAGAAATGTTGATGGAAGCTCTTAAAAAAGAAATAGCTAGTGATGAAAATGTTATTATTCCACTTCATGAGGAAGAAAGAAGACAAAATATTCAAGATCAAGTTTTAGAAAATATCATTCAAACGGCTAATAATGATTATACTGAAATTGAAAAAGAGAGATTTGAAAATAATAATAGATTAAAAGAATTTGATAATCAAAAACTTCCTGGAAAAACTAATCTTAAAGATGAAATTGTAAAGTATAAACAAGCAGAAGATATAGGATTATCATCACAAGAAGAATTATTTAACAAATCTGATGATGAAATAGCTAAGTCTATTGATAAAATTGTAGCGATTGAAGGGCCAGTTCATATTAATGAAGTTATTAAAAGAGTTAAGGACAGTTGTAATATAAAAAGAGCAGGGGTCAACTTAAAGAAAACAGTTAATAAAGCTATTGCTACAGCTGAAAATGATGGGGATATTATTAAAATTGGGGACTTTTTGTATAATGCTGCAAATAATGATATAATTATTAGAAAAAGAGTTAAACCTAATATTGATTTGATTTCTGATGATGAAATAGCTAAAAATATTGAGTTAGTATTACTTCATAAAAAATCAATTTCTACAAAAGCATTACCTAAAGAAGTTTCACGTAATTTTGGATTTAAATCAACTTCTAAGAAAACAGCTAATAAAATCAACAGTGTTTTAGATTTGATGATAGTAAATAATAAAGTTAAATTAGATAAAGATATTCTTGAGTTAAATTAG
- the uvrC gene encoding excinuclease ABC subunit UvrC → MSTKVKSPENLPKKPGVYIMRDANDEIIYIGKAKNLINRVRSYFREKLDRPKTQILMSHFDSLEYIVTNSEKEALILEATLIKKHRPRYNIQLKDDKRYPYVKITNEKFPRLIITRNITKNGVYYGPFTDVTSVKKTVKFLKSLFKIRTCRNMDGPCLNSQIDLCYAPCSGEISKEDYGEIINKIDLFFQGKYSVIVKNLKKEMMEAAKNEQFEKAAVLRDQIVSIEEIMEKQFVDLVDDDLDQDVIAIAPNENEVVVIIMPIRNGKIVGRDDFLMSGSQYESNSEILFAFIQQYYGYNRHVPKQILLNELIDDSKLLEEWLSDLRGNKVYIKVPMKGVKLRLVNMAQKNAEIIKHQKKAMENSLIELKKYLKLDKIPRIIEGYDISNISGKFAVGSKVSFKDAKPNKKKYKRFKIETPGPNDFAMMKELLTRRLKMVDSDEEPDLIVIDGGKGQLGMACEVLDELNLSHIPIIGLAKEFEEIYVPNSGRPIIIPKNNKALHLLQQVRDESHRFAITYHRKLRSDNISESSLDDIHGIGKKRKINILKNLGTIDKVKEASIEELSKIEGMNEKVATNVYEYYH, encoded by the coding sequence ATGTCAACAAAAGTTAAGTCTCCTGAAAATTTACCTAAAAAACCAGGAGTTTATATAATGAGAGATGCCAATGATGAAATAATATACATTGGTAAAGCTAAAAATCTTATTAACAGGGTTAGATCTTATTTTAGAGAAAAATTAGATCGTCCTAAAACTCAAATTTTAATGAGTCATTTTGATAGCTTGGAATATATTGTAACTAACTCTGAAAAAGAAGCTCTTATCTTAGAAGCTACTCTTATTAAAAAACATCGTCCAAGATATAATATTCAGCTTAAAGATGATAAAAGATATCCTTATGTTAAAATTACAAATGAAAAATTCCCTAGATTGATTATTACAAGAAATATTACAAAAAATGGTGTTTATTATGGTCCTTTTACAGATGTAACTTCTGTTAAGAAAACTGTTAAATTTTTAAAATCTTTGTTTAAAATTAGAACTTGTCGTAATATGGATGGGCCTTGTTTAAATTCTCAAATTGATTTATGTTATGCTCCATGTTCTGGTGAAATTTCTAAAGAAGATTATGGTGAAATAATCAATAAAATTGATTTATTTTTTCAGGGAAAATATTCTGTAATTGTTAAAAATCTTAAAAAAGAAATGATGGAAGCTGCTAAAAATGAGCAATTTGAAAAAGCTGCTGTTTTAAGGGATCAAATAGTTTCAATTGAAGAAATCATGGAAAAACAATTTGTTGATTTAGTTGATGATGATTTAGACCAAGATGTAATAGCTATTGCTCCTAATGAAAATGAAGTTGTAGTTATTATAATGCCTATTAGAAATGGTAAGATTGTTGGACGTGATGATTTTTTAATGAGTGGGTCTCAATATGAATCAAATTCTGAAATTTTATTTGCATTTATTCAACAGTATTATGGGTATAATAGGCATGTTCCAAAACAGATTCTTTTAAATGAGCTTATTGATGATAGTAAATTACTTGAAGAGTGGTTAAGCGATTTGAGAGGTAATAAAGTTTATATTAAAGTCCCCATGAAAGGTGTTAAACTTAGACTTGTTAATATGGCTCAAAAAAATGCTGAAATTATTAAACATCAGAAAAAAGCTATGGAAAATTCATTAATTGAGCTTAAAAAATATTTAAAACTTGATAAAATACCTAGAATTATTGAAGGTTATGATATAAGTAATATTTCTGGTAAATTTGCTGTAGGTTCAAAAGTTTCTTTTAAAGATGCAAAACCTAATAAAAAGAAATATAAACGTTTTAAAATAGAAACTCCTGGACCTAATGATTTTGCTATGATGAAAGAATTGTTGACACGTCGTTTAAAAATGGTTGATAGTGATGAAGAACCTGATTTGATTGTTATTGATGGAGGTAAAGGTCAATTAGGTATGGCTTGTGAAGTTTTAGATGAGCTTAATTTATCTCATATTCCTATTATTGGACTTGCTAAAGAATTTGAGGAGATTTATGTTCCTAATTCTGGAAGACCTATTATAATTCCTAAAAATAATAAAGCTCTACATTTACTTCAACAGGTTAGGGATGAATCACATAGATTTGCAATTACGTATCATAGAAAGTTACGAAGTGATAATATAAGTGAATCTTCTTTGGATGATATTCATGGCATTGGTAAAAAACGTAAGATTAATATTTTAAAGAATTTGGGAACAATTGATAAAGTTAAAGAAGCTTCTATTGAAGAATTATCTAAAATAGAGGGTATGAATGAGAAAGTAGCTACTAATGTTTATGAATATTATCATTAA
- a CDS encoding zinc ribbon domain-containing protein, whose amino-acid sequence MVKCPRCGYENNDISMYCENCTYPIKNPQSAGSTNKGNNGWNISTGKKIAIVLGIVVIALLLFSFIYNASQPDDKSSLNVISAKEKVQEGSNYPYQVHVMYNGTWDGKIGDLNYPNDVSGHGDDLYDLNCAPWDKVGIVINKVDGSTNELKVELLRDGKVVAENSTTNATGSVIINYN is encoded by the coding sequence ATGGTCAAGTGTCCGAGATGTGGATATGAAAATAACGATATTTCAATGTATTGTGAAAATTGTACATATCCTATTAAAAATCCACAAAGTGCTGGTTCAACTAATAAAGGAAATAATGGGTGGAATATCAGCACAGGTAAAAAAATAGCTATTGTGTTAGGAATTGTGGTAATAGCTTTATTATTATTTTCATTTATTTATAATGCATCCCAACCGGATGATAAAAGTTCATTAAATGTTATTTCAGCTAAAGAAAAAGTACAGGAAGGATCTAATTATCCTTATCAGGTTCATGTAATGTATAATGGAACATGGGATGGTAAAATTGGAGATTTAAATTATCCTAATGATGTATCTGGTCATGGTGATGATTTATATGATTTAAATTGTGCACCATGGGATAAAGTAGGTATTGTTATCAATAAAGTTGATGGTAGTACTAATGAACTTAAAGTAGAACTTCTTCGTGATGGTAAAGTAGTAGCTGAAAATTCAACTACTAATGCAACAGGTAGTGTAATTATTAATTATAATTAG